Part of the Vicia villosa cultivar HV-30 ecotype Madison, WI unplaced genomic scaffold, Vvil1.0 ctg.000857F_1_1, whole genome shotgun sequence genome, CACGACTGTTGTCaatagacaaccagagaataacatTATGCGacaattgttacaacacataatatatcCTCAACTAACCCAGACCCCTAGTACACTCAcaccctccaaaacaaatatttaactacatctcacaataCTTTAATACAAGagtataagagaacaaagaaagtcaaatgcgagcttaaagtgtttttgactggtgcatcttgtaaagaaaaacttgaatcctatatatagtcTTAATTCTCTCTTCCATCACTAAACTAAAAGATGTGGAACGAAGAACTTTAATCCTATATACAGTCTTGAACGCCCtattccttcacaaaactaagcgatgtgggacttcttcaacatatatattttcctCCAACACCACAAAtcaataacaaacacaaacaatgatacaaataaattatgaaaattaattaaataaaattggggCGTTACAATACCAATATGATCCATCGTATCGCGCTACCTACTCCTTTGGAAGAACCTTGTGTTCTTCCAAGCTTTCACTTGGCCGGATCCAAATTGCGAATTATCGAATCCTAAGTTTTCCAAACGATTCACCAACTCACGttactcctttgcaagaacctcaaattcttcaaagctttcactcaaTTAAATCCGTATTGCAAAAACTTGTATCCCATGATTTACCAATGTGATCCACCGTCTCACGCTACTCCTTAGACAAAACCCATTATTCTTTAAAGCTTTCAGTCGATCGAATCCAATTGTGTAATCTTGTCCAAAACCTTCTAATCCCAATAATCTTGAATGAAAACCCTAGCTTGGCTTTCTTATTATCAAAACCCCAAAATCAACACTATGATCTTGAAGGACAAACCCCTTAGGTTTTTCCGGATGAAACCCCCAAATATTCTCAAGCCAATATACCGGTACACCGACCTAAATTGGACGTTATCAACACAAGTTTAGATGGCACCTGagcaaaagatgattatgtgtagtttgcttgtgtgtatgcatagatgagaggttgaagatgaagtgcaATCTTTGTATttgtttatagtttcatcaagTTGAAAATGGTGCATGTATGAAGTATTTATAAGTGAGCAAGGTGGGGGCAAAAGGAATgcttaaaaattgaaaaagaatgcaatttttcaaaaaagctacaacatgtgtcgacacatataaGTCATGTGTCGAAACATATTAATGCATGCGTCGACATGTGTTAGGTCATGTGTCGACCTGAAAAATCGTATGTTCCGACACATAGATAGCATGTGTTGACACATGAGTCAGCACATAGAAACAAAAGTAGAATGTGTCAATCTGAAAAATCGTGTGTGTCGGCCGACACATAAACATCATGTGTTGACACATGAGTCAGCACGTAGAAACAGAAACTACAtgctttaatatatttttttcaataggcAAAAGATAATTAAGAAattgcactaggggtgcaacccttaaaACACAAAACTCTAAGGAGAGTTGAAACAATCCATTGGTCTCTTTTACCAATCGTAAAAACTAACTAGAAACAAAGGGTAGCATAAAGCCAACCATCTCCAAGAGAATAGAATTACATTAAAAATCACCTCATCAAAGCTATAAGGTTTATCCTCAAAAGTAATATTATTTCTCATGAGCCATAGACTCCATAAGGTTCCTATCCATACAGTGTTGATCTTGATCTTGGACTTCTTCAACTTGACTTAAAAAATTCAATGTTCCTAAACTCCTCCATATATAAAAGAAGATCTTCACCCAACTATAGATATATTCTATTCCAAATCTCCTTCGACACAACACAATCAAGAAACAAGTGTTCCGAATTTTCCGTTTGatccaaacaaaacaaacaatcaGAAGAAGAGATATTTGAAATTCCCCTATGGAGCAAAAGATCTTTTACCGGAAGTCTATTGGAAAAGTACCGCCAAGCAAAAACCTTAATTCTAAGGGGCAACTTAGTGTTCCAAAAAATATTCATGTTATTAACGGTTGAATCCTGCCAGGCAAAATCTTGAGATTCCTCCTCCAAATTCGCAACACTTGACACTGAGAAGTTACCATTCTCATTAAGTTTCCACGCAAAGCAGTCCTCCTCCACATTTGATGAAGATACTGTGTGCAGCAAATCAAGCAGGTGCTGCTGCTGAACCGCGGCTTCTCCCATGCTCACAGCGCCCGTATTCGCAGCACGAAGATCCAAAGCATTTCCACAACCTGTATTCAAACCAGTGGCAAACAGAGAATTCGAATTCCAGCgaaaaatattaatattgaaGCACATGTGTCGACCTATACAATGTATGTGTCGATACATAAGCCTGTGTTTTGAGTAAAATCTGATTTTTCATGCATGAAGCTGATTTTTAATGCCATGTAACTGATTTTTGATGTATGATACATTTTTCAAAATGTTCTAAGTGCAAGTATACGCCATGGTGAAGCTTAGTTGTATCTATCTTCATCAAGGTATGACTCCATTGTATGATACAGCCAAAtgaattcaaaatcaatttgCTATCAAGAGACACAATGAGTTTTGGGAACTGAAATCAAATTAGAGTCGAAATCTAGAATACAAAGAACATTGtgcaaataaaaaacataatggAAAATAATAATTCTAGAGAAGTAAGTTGGCATCATGGCTCCATCAGAAAGCGGAATGTTTATAGGACGAATTTCTTTTGAATAAATGTGAATTgttaaattatataatattttttattataattacctaCTACAAATTAAAAGACatctaaataaaaagaaaatataatctaATTTTAGACAATGCAAAGATTTGGGCCATTTGCATGGTTGGTTGTATTAATGGAAGGACGaacgaagagaaagaaaaaaagtagCGAAAATTGAAGGGAACGATATTTTGATTGTTCTTCCTCTGGATCTTCGTTCTCGTCTTACGCCCGGTACATTATCTTTATTCATTTTCGTTTTTCGGTTAATTACTTGTTACAATTTGTTGTTGGTTTCATCGTGAAATTATTTGATTTCCACATTTTGACTGCGAAAGCGAAACCCTAATTATGGCCTCATGATCATCGTGGAAATTAATACTGTATTACTTGGTTCATAGTTTGTATATTGTCACCCTACCTCTCTAATTAATTctgttatttgtttgttttacagAGTTCTACCCTCTTCAAATTTTTGTTTTCTGAACTGCGATAATGCCCAAAGCTAAAAAGTCCAATCGTCCCCACAATAGTAAGTATTCATAACACCAATTGGCAAAAGATTCTGTTGAAATTAGCTATGGAGTTTGaatttcatttgcttctgttaaaATTAAACATTAGTTTATCGAAAAGCTTATACTACATGCTGAAAACAATTGCCACttcatttagtttttttttttttttttatgtattggTTTTGTTATCTATTCTTATGTCTTTTTTGTTTGCTTCATGTAGAGTCACATGAATCAAAGAAACAtggaaagaaagggaagaaaccTCGAAACAAGTCACGAAAACTTGATACTCAATCAATCTCTGCTATGATAGCCGATACCCCTATTAGTAGTACGTGTATTTCGCAATATTTGATGTATATCACTCTTCCCCTGTTCTATTCTTATATCCTCTTTGTCTGCATGTTGTAGGAAATATCTCAATAACAGTAAACTCGATAGCAAGGGCAAGAAAAGCACAACTTGAAGCCATGAAGGGCAATTCCTCTGAAGATGACAGTGAGGATAATTATCATGATCATAATGTTTGTATCGCAGGTCGGTTTGGAATAGGCATGGATTCTCCAATACCAGACTGCTGTAAGCCAACCTCACTTTTTCCATATACTAATAATGTATGCTGTGGTGTGGATCACTGCCTTTTTATATACTATTAACttatccccgcctctaataacttcatcATAACTTCGTTGACGGCTGCCTTTAACATTTACATGAACTTATTCAATGTCTTAGCTTTATAATTACAAGCAAATGTATTCTTGAATCTTTACAAGGTCCGTCCTTGTGTGTGTATATTGCCATTCAAGTACCTAAATTGTTTCTAGCATTTTTTTATTAGCACATATCATGAAAGTGTGAAACTTGATACttgttagttatttatttttCGATATCTATGTTTCTCACTTTTCTTGTTTCTCCTATTATATTTGCAGATATGAAGTATTTTGACATTGTAGAGGAGGTACTGTGTTCTACAATGCCTGTTTAACTTTTCCTTATTGTGTTTGATGACCACAACCATTATATACTTTTTAATTGTCATATACAGcatgtttttcatttttcaccaaaaacaacaaactttcttcttttattttgtcaCTTGAAACTTTTAACTTTCCACTAGAATCAACATGATTTAACACAATAGTTTTAGTAGATATACATACCCTTTAGTTTTCGGAGCATTTGTCCAACATTTGctctgttttcttttttcttggtTGTAGGCTCATTCTCCTCGTTCCCTTGGAGGATACCAGTCTTGCTCAACACCAGATATATCTTCATACGTATCTCCTACATTCTCTATCAATTCTTCTCCAGAGACTACTCCAGTACGAGAACCATTCCCATCACCTTTGGATCGAGACCTTGAGGATCATGTGTCCAATGAGGTCTCACACGCCCCATCATCACCTTTGGATCGAGACCTTGAGGATCATGTGTCCAATGACGCCTCACATGCCCCATCATCACCTTTTGATCGAGAGCTTAAGGATCCTCGGTCCAATGACGCCTCACATATTCTAGGGGGGCCAATGACAAGATCaaagacaaagaaagaaaaacaagaaTTGAATCCTTGAAGCTTGTAGAAAGCAAGGACACATGATCTCTTTGTTTATTTGCCATAATAACCCCCCAATGATTCTCGATTGTTCtcttattaattaattgtttataTTCGGTTTTATGTGCTATAAGAAAAGTTCCAAGTTCCTTTCGAGTATAGAATTgtgtttttctttaataaatCTAAGATgttttgtatttctttaataagTGATGTTTTGTATGTTTATGTAATTACTAGTAAAATACCCGCAAAGGtaaatttgtttaatattttgaGATATACTCTGAaagtatattttaaaatgatatgtTAGAAAAATGCAAGTTTAAAGTTACAAAATTGTAATTAGTTTTGATTGAATTACACATCAATAAAACTCGTCAGTTCACAATTTATCATCaacattataaaatttaaaatttcattcATAAATAAGTGAATTATTGAATTCCCAACATGACATAGGAGAAATTACttacacaattaaacaacaacattatAAGATTTAAAATATCATTCATAAATAAGTGAATTGTTGAATTCCCAACATGACATAGGAGAAATTACTTAATGTTGCAAGTATCATCCAATAGAGGCAAATTTCTCaactatattttctttttctcttttcaacAATATCTCTAATTAATGTTAGAAAGCAATTTAAGAGAAGATCATAACATCTAATAAGAGAATTAACCCGAGAGGATTGGCCTAGTGGGAGGGTGTTTGGTTCTCAAAGGTTTGTCTTCTTTGAGGTCCTGAGTTCGAAGGTATATAAACTTCAGTTATAGCAAGATCATCTTATTAGAAACAAAACTCATCAATTCTATATAACCTTTATAAAAAAGATCTTTGAGTACTTTCATTTAGTactcttatttttaaaattaaaattcagcAATTTCAAACCTTTCCattgtattttataattaaactTTCCGGTTTTATTAGATAATCGAGTTATTGTAAAGATTTTGGTATTTTTAACTTGTTTGTTCATTTTTGAAGCTAAAAGATAGGAAAAAGTGTGAAAGAAGTGGCCTTGAAGCTAAGCATGAAAGAAAGCCATTTGGAGCAAAGTTTGAAGACTTTGAAATTTTGGGCCATTTTAGCAATTTTGTCAGGCGAGCAAGCAGCGAGATGGCCGGGCGCTCCAGGGGCGAGCTAGCTGCGAGGAAAATCTCAAAATCCTGGGAATTACTGACTTGGGTCACGAGTAGCTTCGCTGGGCGAGCTTGAAGCGTGGAATTATTTGGCAACCCTGGTGTTTTAAGAGAATTTAAGAATTCAGGAGTTAAGTGTTCAAATGCATCAAATTCAGTAGATTCAGACATGTCGATGGAATCACTATTTAGAtattccttttcttgattttccattgaaggagaagaaaagaaaaaaaacacacacaagTCATTTTGAAGGAATCAAGTGATAAAACTGATATGGAATCAAGTCATTACAATTTACACGTCATCTTTCATTCAACAGTTTGCTAAAATTTTGAGCCAaatttctctttcaatttttgtgAGAAGAACCTATTTTCACCTTAAGAAATCCACTCAGGGAAGAAAACTAGCAAGAAGTAAACTTTCAAACTCTAAAACATATGACAAGACACTCTAATCCGTTATAACTTGATTATGTCAATCTAATCCTCTAAAGTTTAGAGGTTAAATATATTAACCCGTTATATTGAACACTAAATCTACATTTCTACCACCCTTAAATTTAGAGGCTATTCTACAAACTAGAAGACAAAAATCCTTCAAAGCTACCTACAAGAGGATGTTGCTACAAAAACGACCCTTTGACACGAAACATGGCTACAAAGAGTAAACTTTATCATGTAAAAAGCACATGACAATAGGGGCAAAGAAAAAGATAGGATGAAAAAAAATGCCTCCTTTGGGAAAAAAAGAAACACGCTGGCTCGCTTTGCTTATTCATGTGCACCACATACAAGATGAAATCCAAAAGAGACTCTACATTCCTCAACGCATTACTAACATGTTAAAACACAATACATCATACATAATCAATTAGGAGTCAATACCACACACAACAAATTAAGTAAGATAATAATCCTTAgcaattttatataaagaactagtcagagacccgtgcgttcgcacgggtgcattatttattgtgtaatattttttgaatgatacgaaaaaaatgtgaagtaaaaaagtttgaccaaattgtatatataaaatagaaattgaccattagaaaaaagttttatttaaaagattttCATAGTCAATTTGACAATACTTTGCAATTCCAACATAACGCACGGGTGTATTAtttatggtgtagtattttttgaatgatacgaaaaaaatgtgaagtaaaaaagtttgaccaaattgtatatataaaatagaaattgaccattagaaaaaagttttatttaaaagattttCATAGTCAATTTGACAATGCTTTGCAATTCCAACAACATATATTTTGAGGAtgggtaatttaattatgatattatgtaaataaataaaaaatatgtagtaatttaaaatcttcaaataataatcatgaaataaaaaaaaataacaataatcatatagatagtatcaaatacaaacgtaaaattttagatataaatgcaaaatttgaaagatttacttattttaaaatgaacaataatcatatagatttacttatattaaataatcatacacaaagaagaagaaaatataattatgagatggagaaaaaattaatatttaaaaataaagattttgtctcttgaattaaaataatgattgattaaattaaaataaatattgtcttgttagtgacccgtgagataaatacattttttatgttattaaagttaaaaaaatatgttataaaataaatctaaaatgaattacttaattattaaataattatacaaacaaaaaaattgatccatgagacggaaagggaataaaaagaattttaacatttgaaaaaataaataaaatatgtattatgttgatagtgacccgtaaactacAGCATAATAtctgtaaatttatttaatattgtatcaaatatatttaaaaacatgtaaatttaaaatgaatgattcaattataaatgaataataatcataaatatgcaactatattatattttcaattgaaattgtactttataaagagaaagagaatgagatagtgtattatgtttttaaaatttaaaaaaatacattatacaaataaatttaaaatgaattacttaattattaaataattaagcaaagaaaaaaattgatccatgagatggaaaaagaataaaaagaattttaacattcgaaaaaataaataaaatatgtattatgttgatagtgacccgtaaactacaacctaatatcatgtaaatttatttaatattgtataaaatatatttaaaaacatgtaaatttataatgaatgattcaattataaatgaataataaccataaa contains:
- the LOC131631683 gene encoding uncharacterized protein LOC131631683, which gives rise to MPKAKKSNRPHNKSHESKKHGKKGKKPRNKSRKLDTQSISAMIADTPISRNISITVNSIARARKAQLEAMKGNSSEDDSEDNYHDHNVCIAGRFGIGMDSPIPDCYMKYFDIVEEAHSPRSLGGYQSCSTPDISSYVSPTFSINSSPETTPVREPFPSPLDRDLEDHVSNEVSHAPSSPLDRDLEDHVSNDASHAPSSPFDRELKDPRSNDASHILGGPMTRSKTKKEKQELNP